A stretch of Aureispira sp. CCB-E DNA encodes these proteins:
- a CDS encoding phytoene desaturase family protein, whose amino-acid sequence MQIDIIGSGFAGLVAACFLAKNGHEVHVHEKNEMVGGRARTFSVEGFTFDMGPSWYWMPDLIDKIFEDLGEKREDYITLERLDPSYRVFWNDRSYTDMPASMDALYRVFDDLEKDGGKKLKQFLDDAQIKYKVGTEKFLEKPGLSLLELIDVEVFKNFFKLDLFKSVEKDVCNRFESHKARSILRFPVLFLGEMPHRIPSLYTLMNYADLKLGTWYPKGGMQQLAQGLKKIAEKHGAVFHLNSPVTSFTCANGKVTDLHFEGVSKKVEQVVAGADYNFVEQQLIPKAYRRYSPEYWDKRKMAPSSLIYYLGVNKKLEGVEHHNLFFDEDLVEHGKQIYDQPDWPDSPLFYACVTSKTDPDVAPEGKENVFLLMPLAPDVEDNETLREKYLDIMLERMERHTGQSIRSHIIYKRSYCINDFKQDYNSYKGNAYGLANTLMQTANLKPKITSKLDNLVFCGQLTVPGPGVPPALISGKVAAKLVMKKAATLKKGH is encoded by the coding sequence ATGCAAATTGATATTATAGGTTCAGGTTTTGCAGGTTTAGTTGCTGCTTGCTTTTTAGCTAAAAATGGACACGAAGTCCATGTTCATGAAAAAAATGAGATGGTAGGTGGTCGAGCTCGTACGTTTAGTGTCGAGGGGTTTACCTTTGATATGGGACCTTCTTGGTATTGGATGCCCGATCTTATTGATAAGATTTTTGAAGATTTAGGCGAAAAAAGGGAAGATTACATAACTTTAGAGCGATTAGATCCTTCTTACCGAGTGTTTTGGAACGACAGATCTTATACCGATATGCCTGCCAGTATGGACGCATTATATCGAGTATTTGATGATCTTGAAAAAGATGGAGGGAAAAAATTAAAGCAATTTTTAGACGATGCACAAATTAAGTATAAGGTAGGGACAGAAAAATTCTTGGAAAAACCAGGCTTAAGCCTCTTGGAATTGATTGATGTAGAAGTGTTTAAAAACTTCTTTAAACTAGACTTGTTCAAATCGGTCGAAAAAGATGTTTGTAATCGTTTTGAATCACATAAGGCACGTTCTATTTTAAGATTTCCTGTGTTATTTTTGGGAGAGATGCCTCATCGAATTCCTTCTTTGTATACCTTAATGAATTATGCGGATCTAAAGTTAGGAACTTGGTATCCCAAAGGAGGGATGCAACAATTGGCGCAAGGGCTTAAGAAAATTGCAGAGAAACATGGTGCTGTATTTCACTTGAATAGCCCTGTTACAAGTTTTACCTGCGCGAATGGAAAAGTAACAGACCTTCACTTTGAAGGCGTTTCAAAAAAAGTAGAACAGGTAGTTGCAGGCGCAGACTATAATTTTGTGGAACAGCAACTAATTCCCAAAGCATACAGACGATACAGTCCCGAATATTGGGATAAACGAAAAATGGCTCCAAGCTCTTTAATTTATTACTTGGGAGTTAATAAAAAACTGGAAGGGGTAGAGCATCATAATTTGTTTTTTGACGAAGATTTGGTGGAACATGGCAAACAAATTTATGATCAGCCAGATTGGCCAGATAGCCCCTTGTTTTATGCCTGTGTAACCTCTAAAACCGACCCTGATGTAGCACCAGAAGGAAAGGAGAATGTATTTTTACTCATGCCTTTGGCACCAGATGTAGAGGACAACGAGACCCTTCGAGAGAAATATTTAGACATTATGTTGGAACGAATGGAACGTCATACAGGTCAATCTATTCGGTCGCATATTATATACAAGCGTTCTTACTGTATCAATGACTTTAAGCAAGATTATAATTCTTACAAAGGTAATGCGTATGGATTGGCCAATACCTTAATGCAAACGGCCAATTTAAAACCAAAAATAACTTCTAAACTAGATAACCTTGTTTTTTGTGGGCAACTAACGGTTCCCGGTCCAGGTGTTCCTCCTGCCTTAATTTCGGGCAAAGTAGCGGCAAAATTAGTTATGAAAAAAGCTGCTACCCTAAAAAAAGGACACTAG
- a CDS encoding phytoene/squalene synthase family protein, producing the protein MKSLFDELSRGASVNVTKIYSTSFYKSVSTLDENIRDDVHAIYGMVRFADEIVDSFHGYKKEELLAEFKADTYKAIDRGISLNAVLNSFQAAVNKYQIDLDLIEKFFRSMEMDLQPIEYTQELYEEYILGSAEVVGLMCLKIFVYGDEEQYQKLKPYAMKLGSAFQKINFLRDLKDDWGALGRIYFPNVGDVEGLTLENKLSIEEEIEQEFLEAYKGVLMLPRSSRFGVYVAYTYYYNLLKKIKAKTVNDLISQRIRIPNYSKYYLYVKSYLRHSFNVL; encoded by the coding sequence ATGAAATCATTATTCGACGAATTATCAAGAGGTGCTTCAGTGAATGTTACAAAGATTTATAGCACTTCATTTTATAAAAGTGTTTCTACTTTGGATGAAAACATTCGAGATGATGTCCATGCTATTTATGGAATGGTCCGATTTGCGGATGAAATTGTAGATTCTTTTCATGGTTACAAAAAAGAAGAACTATTGGCAGAGTTTAAAGCAGATACGTACAAGGCAATTGATAGAGGGATCTCTTTAAATGCCGTTTTAAACTCTTTTCAGGCAGCTGTGAATAAATATCAAATTGACCTAGATTTGATTGAGAAATTTTTCAGAAGTATGGAAATGGATTTACAACCCATAGAATATACGCAAGAATTGTATGAAGAATACATTCTAGGATCAGCAGAAGTTGTAGGGTTGATGTGTTTAAAGATTTTTGTTTATGGGGATGAGGAGCAGTATCAAAAACTAAAGCCTTATGCTATGAAATTAGGCTCTGCTTTTCAAAAAATTAACTTCCTAAGAGACTTGAAGGATGATTGGGGAGCATTGGGAAGAATCTATTTTCCTAATGTGGGGGATGTAGAAGGTTTGACACTTGAAAACAAATTATCGATAGAAGAAGAAATAGAACAAGAGTTTTTAGAAGCTTATAAAGGAGTGCTGATGCTGCCACGATCCTCTCGATTTGGGGTTTATGTAGCTTATACGTATTATTATAACTTGCTTAAAAAAATCAAAGCAAAAACCGTTAACGATTTGATTTCTCAGCGCATTCGAATTCCTAATTATTCGAAATACTATTTGTATGTAAAATCTTATCTAAGACATTCTTTTAACGTGTTATAA
- a CDS encoding sterol desaturase family protein, with protein MMTILTYLIPFLLAFFGMEFMAWFTHKYIMHGFLWFLHEDHHQPDPNTFFEKNDAFFLVYAIPSWLCIMLGMMWGNTFSVGFGFGILAYGVTYFLVHDVLIHRRFKWFDKVQNPYFKALRKAHKVHHKNRFKEEGSCFGLLVVPRKFYQEQKKKR; from the coding sequence ATGATGACTATACTGACTTATCTAATCCCATTTCTACTAGCTTTCTTTGGGATGGAATTTATGGCTTGGTTTACCCACAAATATATCATGCATGGTTTTTTGTGGTTTTTGCATGAAGATCACCACCAACCCGACCCCAATACTTTTTTTGAGAAAAACGACGCCTTTTTCTTAGTGTATGCCATTCCAAGTTGGTTGTGTATTATGTTAGGAATGATGTGGGGCAATACCTTTTCTGTTGGGTTTGGATTTGGTATTTTGGCGTATGGGGTCACTTATTTTTTAGTACATGACGTACTGATTCATAGACGATTTAAGTGGTTCGATAAGGTACAGAATCCTTATTTTAAGGCACTTCGAAAAGCACATAAGGTGCATCATAAAAACCGTTTTAAAGAAGAGGGCAGTTGTTTTGGTTTATTGGTTGTTCCTCGTAAGTTTTATCAAGAACAAAAGAAAAAAAGATGA
- a CDS encoding T9SS type A sorting domain-containing protein, with protein MRLLLNIFLLLSFAPLYSELYAQCSVTAAITSNYNGQDVSCNGACDGEIAATPSGGTTPYTYLWSGNQTTPIISGICAGIHSLTVTDAVGCTATTSVTVTDVPPLMVNVTNTTDVMCFGTCTGNATVSASGGLGQGYTYLWNAATGNQTTATATNLCAGIYSVTATDFNNGCTSATSVIITELSSSALNTITTITHPSQAGATDGSISVTASGGAAPYTYIWPTGQVGPVAGGLSSGTYCVTVTDANGCSTINCTTLFDSPITLRGQVRLDSNNNCTPDINEPLIGSQIIKATNSNSGLVQYFSTNSNGLYEADLDTGSYTLEYFPINSLYGNSCVNQVNVTIPTLNSIDTVNWVLEAGTPCHLMVVSIGAPFLRIAGGGSWYNVHYCNNGTLDAYNSYIEVNIDSFLNVTSTSIAPTSVVGNTYQFDLDTVRVGECGNIYIYVTVDAAAIPGQTHCSYAHIYPDSFCLPLWNGPILKASNTCQNDSIFFKIKNTGNNMLAAEDYSIFEDDIIIQMAPFNLNGGDSVEVIQPADLGKTYRIQARQANGFPPQLGPSIVHSYTEGCRPFNNGSFNTGFLTQYYTGNTAYFIDNDCQSNITSFDPNDKAAQPEGYGSAHYIEANTPLKYRIRFQNTGTDTAFNIVIVDTLSTNVDASSLLMGASSHPYTWELSGTGVLTVRFDDILLVDSNANEPLSHGFFTYSINQVPNLINGSVINNQAAIYFDFNPPIFTNVTTHTIGENFIPIVLKMEEAWIEDMKVHIYPNPTSGLVYIDQLGENDIQIKVFDHLGRNLVQKNVSDQQTALDLNDLTSGVYYINIQQNQKTSTHKIIKQ; from the coding sequence ATGAGATTACTATTAAATATATTTTTATTGCTAAGCTTCGCCCCTCTTTACTCGGAGTTATATGCACAATGCAGTGTAACCGCTGCCATCACTTCTAATTATAACGGTCAAGACGTTTCTTGTAATGGAGCTTGTGATGGAGAAATTGCCGCTACTCCCTCTGGCGGGACTACCCCCTATACATATTTATGGTCAGGCAATCAAACTACGCCCATTATTTCAGGTATTTGTGCAGGCATTCATTCACTAACGGTTACTGATGCTGTTGGTTGTACGGCAACTACTTCTGTTACTGTCACCGATGTACCACCTCTAATGGTTAACGTTACCAACACGACTGATGTGATGTGTTTTGGAACATGTACAGGTAATGCTACCGTTTCAGCTAGTGGAGGTCTAGGACAAGGTTATACCTATCTATGGAACGCTGCTACAGGTAATCAGACAACAGCCACAGCAACCAATCTTTGCGCAGGTATTTACAGTGTAACTGCAACCGATTTTAATAATGGTTGTACGTCAGCTACTTCTGTCATTATCACAGAACTGTCTAGTTCTGCCCTTAATACGATTACTACTATTACCCACCCTAGTCAAGCTGGTGCTACTGATGGAAGTATTTCAGTTACTGCCAGTGGTGGTGCTGCTCCTTATACTTACATTTGGCCAACTGGTCAAGTCGGTCCAGTTGCAGGAGGGCTTTCTTCTGGAACCTATTGCGTTACTGTAACAGATGCCAATGGATGTTCAACTATCAATTGTACAACATTATTTGATTCACCAATTACCCTTAGAGGGCAGGTACGCTTAGATAGTAACAACAACTGTACTCCTGACATCAATGAGCCATTAATTGGTTCTCAAATTATAAAAGCAACCAATTCCAATAGTGGGCTAGTTCAATATTTTTCTACCAATTCTAATGGATTATATGAGGCAGATTTAGACACAGGAAGTTACACTTTAGAGTATTTTCCAATCAATAGCTTATACGGAAATTCTTGCGTCAACCAAGTCAATGTTACCATTCCTACACTCAACTCAATAGATACCGTAAACTGGGTATTAGAAGCGGGAACTCCATGCCACTTAATGGTTGTTTCAATAGGTGCACCGTTTTTGCGCATAGCAGGCGGAGGAAGTTGGTATAATGTGCACTATTGTAACAATGGCACCCTAGATGCTTACAACAGTTATATAGAAGTAAACATTGATTCTTTTTTGAACGTCACCTCAACAAGCATCGCACCTACTTCTGTTGTTGGCAATACTTATCAATTTGATTTAGATACAGTACGTGTTGGTGAGTGTGGTAATATCTACATCTATGTTACTGTTGATGCGGCAGCCATCCCTGGACAAACACATTGTAGTTATGCCCACATCTATCCAGATAGTTTTTGCTTGCCATTATGGAATGGTCCTATCTTAAAAGCTAGTAACACCTGCCAAAATGATTCTATTTTCTTCAAAATTAAAAATACAGGTAATAATATGCTGGCAGCAGAGGATTATTCCATTTTTGAAGATGATATTATTATTCAAATGGCACCATTTAATCTTAATGGTGGTGATTCGGTAGAAGTCATACAACCTGCCGATTTAGGAAAAACATATCGCATTCAAGCTCGCCAAGCGAATGGATTTCCCCCTCAATTAGGTCCCTCCATTGTTCATTCTTATACCGAAGGTTGTCGTCCATTTAATAACGGTAGCTTTAATACAGGCTTCTTGACACAATACTATACAGGCAATACCGCTTATTTTATCGACAACGACTGTCAATCTAATATTACATCTTTTGACCCTAATGATAAGGCAGCACAACCTGAAGGATATGGAAGCGCACATTACATTGAAGCCAATACACCACTAAAATATAGAATCCGCTTCCAAAACACAGGAACCGATACTGCCTTTAATATTGTTATTGTTGATACCCTATCAACCAATGTTGATGCTAGTAGCTTATTAATGGGTGCAAGTAGCCATCCTTATACTTGGGAGTTAAGTGGCACTGGGGTTTTAACAGTTCGTTTTGATGATATTTTACTAGTAGATAGCAATGCCAACGAACCTCTTTCTCATGGATTCTTTACGTATTCCATTAACCAAGTACCAAACTTAATCAATGGTTCTGTTATCAATAACCAAGCAGCAATTTATTTTGATTTTAATCCTCCTATTTTTACGAATGTAACCACACATACCATTGGAGAAAACTTTATTCCTATTGTCTTAAAAATGGAAGAAGCATGGATAGAAGATATGAAAGTGCATATTTATCCCAATCCTACTTCTGGTTTAGTATATATTGACCAATTGGGAGAAAATGACATACAAATCAAGGTATTTGATCATCTAGGACGAAATCTAGTGCAAAAAAATGTTAGCGATCAACAAACAGCACTTGATTTGAATGACTTAACCAGTGGGGTTTATTATATAAATATTCAACAAAATCAAAAGACTAGCACACACAAAATCATAAAACAATAA
- a CDS encoding carotenoid biosynthesis protein — protein sequence MNVNTIQVKLESYAPWILVLFHLIGLGIFLYPDRVEGLSGLNMILCALLILFSSENWRTETYLLLGIVVGGFTVEAIGVNTGLLFGNYDYGHELGVKLYGVPVVLGLNWYCVVATSVHFVLQWIPKTMPWMLKAVVAGLLCVVLDYFIEPVAMKYNFWNWEHGIIPLFNYVCWFIFSVLFASVYLLNVKKVNATAYFLFYIWLLFFCILNVL from the coding sequence ATGAACGTTAACACGATACAGGTTAAGTTGGAGTCTTATGCTCCTTGGATTTTGGTACTCTTTCATCTAATTGGGTTAGGAATTTTTCTTTATCCAGATCGAGTAGAAGGTTTGTCAGGACTAAATATGATTTTGTGCGCCTTACTTATTCTTTTTTCTTCTGAGAACTGGAGAACAGAAACCTATTTGTTGTTAGGAATTGTTGTAGGTGGTTTTACGGTTGAGGCGATTGGTGTTAATACAGGCTTGTTATTTGGCAATTATGATTATGGACATGAGTTAGGGGTAAAACTATATGGAGTGCCTGTTGTGTTGGGCTTAAATTGGTATTGCGTTGTTGCTACTAGTGTCCATTTTGTGCTTCAATGGATTCCTAAAACAATGCCATGGATGTTGAAAGCCGTAGTGGCTGGTTTGCTGTGTGTTGTGCTGGATTATTTTATTGAACCTGTCGCTATGAAATATAATTTTTGGAATTGGGAGCATGGGATTATTCCTTTGTTCAATTATGTGTGTTGGTTTATTTTTTCTGTGCTATTTGCAAGTGTCTATTTGTTGAATGTCAAAAAGGTAAATGCGACAGCTTATTTCTTGTTTTATATTTGGCTCTTGTTTTTCTGTATTTTGAATGTGTTGTAA
- a CDS encoding right-handed parallel beta-helix repeat-containing protein, with protein sequence MQQTFLKYLLLTIIAYSIFQLTACKKDQFITTTGAGLEFSLDTLTFDTVFTNMGSATRRFKVYNPHNQIIRINNVYLGGGEPSDFNINIDGFTGVASSDIEIPAKDSIYIFANVFIDPNDGDAVRKDSILFETDGGGTQKVMLYAYGWNANYTGKVGFLTTYNDTTVTLTNTKPHIFMGIVAFENNSCLVIPGGTEIYMFGGPTSRPGERAMIYIGNNSCIRSNVGGDLNNPVVLKTHRLEEDYQLIPFHHNGIRLGPGSRDNIIHGTIIRNAVDGIFVDSFTVNGSPKLELKNSKIYNVDRSAVLARGSYVTMTNTVLANSNQFNFIGIRGGAYNFRNCTFANVGAGLVSRSEPVLSFRDYEIVVDNNGNEIPIKSQGEAYFTNCIIYGNKSEEVEILTLDNPPADFYYEFNNCLMKVDTFSQNMINCITNQDPLFVDEDNFNYQIDSVDSPANNAGLPTTMNFPSNWRILTGLPGITSPFLDIIGQQRESTPAIGAYAIPN encoded by the coding sequence TCTAGAATTTTCACTAGATACATTAACTTTTGATACTGTATTTACTAATATGGGAAGTGCCACACGCCGCTTCAAAGTTTACAACCCACACAATCAGATTATTCGAATTAACAATGTCTATTTAGGAGGTGGAGAACCCTCTGATTTTAATATCAATATTGATGGTTTTACAGGCGTGGCAAGTTCTGACATAGAGATTCCTGCCAAGGATAGTATTTATATCTTTGCTAATGTTTTTATTGATCCGAATGACGGCGATGCTGTCCGAAAAGATTCTATTCTATTTGAAACAGACGGTGGAGGCACACAAAAAGTAATGCTTTATGCCTATGGTTGGAATGCCAATTATACAGGGAAGGTAGGTTTTTTGACAACGTACAATGATACCACGGTAACCTTAACCAATACCAAGCCTCATATTTTTATGGGTATTGTAGCCTTTGAAAATAATTCTTGCTTAGTTATTCCTGGTGGTACTGAAATCTATATGTTTGGAGGTCCTACTTCAAGACCTGGCGAACGAGCTATGATTTATATTGGCAATAATTCTTGTATCCGCTCAAATGTAGGAGGAGATTTGAACAATCCTGTTGTTTTAAAAACGCATCGACTAGAAGAAGACTACCAATTAATTCCTTTCCACCACAATGGCATTCGATTAGGTCCTGGTAGTCGAGATAATATTATACACGGCACTATTATTAGAAATGCAGTAGATGGTATTTTTGTCGACTCGTTTACAGTCAATGGTAGTCCTAAATTAGAATTGAAGAATAGCAAAATTTATAATGTCGATCGCTCTGCTGTCTTGGCTAGAGGCTCTTATGTTACAATGACCAATACCGTTCTTGCCAACTCTAATCAGTTTAATTTTATCGGAATTCGAGGCGGTGCCTATAATTTTAGAAACTGTACCTTTGCCAATGTTGGTGCAGGCTTGGTTAGCAGAAGTGAACCTGTACTTAGTTTTAGAGACTATGAAATTGTCGTTGATAATAATGGCAATGAAATTCCTATCAAATCACAGGGAGAGGCTTATTTTACAAATTGTATCATTTATGGTAATAAAAGCGAAGAAGTTGAAATACTAACGTTGGATAATCCTCCTGCCGATTTTTATTATGAGTTTAACAATTGCTTGATGAAGGTAGATACGTTTAGTCAAAATATGATCAACTGTATCACCAATCAAGATCCTTTGTTTGTCGATGAAGATAATTTTAATTATCAAATTGATTCTGTGGATTCTCCTGCTAATAATGCAGGACTGCCTACTACCATGAATTTTCCTTCTAACTGGAGAATCTTAACAGGACTACCTGGTATCACAAGCCCTTTCTTAGATATTATTGGACAACAGAGAGAATCAACTCCTGCCATCGGAGCCTATGCAATCCCCAACTAA
- a CDS encoding succinate dehydrogenase cytochrome b subunit — protein sequence MKWIIDFLLSSLGKKLIMSLTGLFLCLFLVVHMLGNLQLFFDNTGETFNLYAYHMTHNPLIKVISYGNYFFILLHAVQGILITAYNRKAKGGSYQGKEIADTEAKLASRNMRNLGLLIFVFIGLHMWQFWAQMHFFEMGKQTYDGLEVKDLYSLVKEAFSQAWVVIFYLISLVALALHLMHGFWSAFQTMGLNNKKYAPIIRAVAMGYSILIPLGFASMPIVFFVLK from the coding sequence ATGAAGTGGATTATAGACTTTTTACTATCCTCTCTTGGTAAGAAATTAATTATGTCGTTAACAGGTTTGTTTTTATGCCTGTTTTTAGTCGTGCATATGCTGGGGAACTTACAGTTATTCTTTGACAACACCGGAGAAACATTTAACCTCTATGCCTATCACATGACACACAATCCCTTGATTAAGGTAATTTCTTATGGCAATTACTTTTTTATCTTATTACATGCTGTACAAGGAATTTTGATTACAGCATATAATCGTAAAGCAAAAGGAGGTTCTTATCAAGGAAAGGAAATTGCAGATACAGAAGCAAAGCTTGCTTCAAGAAACATGAGAAACTTGGGTCTGCTCATTTTCGTATTTATCGGTTTGCATATGTGGCAATTTTGGGCACAGATGCACTTTTTTGAAATGGGCAAACAAACCTATGATGGATTGGAAGTGAAAGACCTATATAGTCTAGTCAAAGAAGCTTTCTCTCAAGCATGGGTAGTTATTTTTTACTTAATCTCATTGGTTGCTCTAGCCTTGCATTTGATGCATGGGTTCTGGAGTGCCTTCCAAACAATGGGACTAAACAACAAAAAATATGCTCCTATTATTAGAGCCGTAGCCATGGGGTATTCTATCCTAATCCCATTAGGATTTGCTTCTATGCCGATCGTATTTTTTGTACTTAAGTAA
- a CDS encoding lycopene cyclase domain-containing protein, whose protein sequence is MNTLYLLLDLGVIIFPFLLSFDKKVHYVGDWGATFGALFAIGVPFLIHDYFFTEMGIWGFNPDYLTGYYLLNLPIEEVLFFVVVPYACTFVYACCRAYFTKIDFKTFNLVFYVGMLLYAIVILVLGMGRWYSTMVAIIAFFLGGYLWIKRNNYPYLPIAVLLSMIPFFIMNSILTGSFTPAPIVWYDNAQNIGYRWGTIPAEDILYSFLLVAGNILVFKFLVERKRKITTTLQKA, encoded by the coding sequence ATGAATACCTTGTACTTGCTATTAGATTTAGGAGTTATTATATTTCCCTTTTTGTTGAGTTTTGACAAAAAAGTACATTATGTTGGTGATTGGGGCGCTACATTTGGAGCCTTGTTTGCGATTGGAGTACCATTTTTAATTCACGATTACTTCTTTACAGAAATGGGCATATGGGGCTTTAATCCTGATTACTTAACAGGATATTATTTACTTAATTTGCCGATAGAAGAAGTGCTATTTTTTGTGGTCGTTCCGTATGCTTGTACTTTTGTGTACGCCTGTTGTCGAGCGTATTTTACAAAAATTGATTTCAAAACCTTTAACCTCGTGTTTTATGTTGGAATGCTGCTGTATGCTATTGTTATTTTAGTTTTGGGAATGGGGCGTTGGTATAGTACAATGGTAGCGATTATTGCTTTTTTCTTAGGAGGCTATTTGTGGATCAAACGAAATAATTATCCTTACTTACCCATAGCTGTTTTGCTGTCAATGATTCCATTTTTTATTATGAATAGTATTTTAACAGGATCATTTACACCAGCACCAATTGTTTGGTACGATAATGCTCAAAATATAGGATACCGTTGGGGGACAATCCCCGCAGAAGATATCCTGTATTCATTCTTACTGGTTGCGGGGAATATTTTAGTATTTAAATTTTTAGTAGAACGAAAACGAAAAATTACGACCACTTTACAAAAGGCATAA
- the crtD gene encoding 1-hydroxycarotenoid 3,4-desaturase CrtD, translating into MYDAIVIGAGIAGIAVALRLKKRGDKVLVLEKNSYVGGKMNQYESMGYRWDTGPSLFTMPQLVDELYELYDKNPIDYYQYKEEEEACRYFFSDKTQLNFYTNRTKLKKELSEKLGIDTKVIDSYMERSAEKYNSIGVISLENAIHKPSGLPWGKLLKMLPQIFRTNLFTSLHRLNATQLKEPRLVQIFDRYATYNGSNPYKASGILSMIPHLEQNVGTFFPKGGMRSIVDGLYQLAKEVGIEFEFGVSIDKVEKIKKGYCINENPHYHCKRLVSAIDCVQFYKEVLKDKTLAKKYHRQERSSSAIIFYWGIQKQFAELGLHNIFFSEDYQREFELIFEEKNIPLEGTIYVHISSKVNPQDAPQDGENWFVMLNVPAGIEINKEQTAIIKSAILKRIEQMLNKEVTPYIQTEKVWTPKGIELDTGAIEGALYGAASNSKMAALTRHPNFSKKYKEIYFCGGTVHPGGGIPLSIQSAKIVDKLIANER; encoded by the coding sequence ATGTACGATGCCATTGTTATAGGAGCGGGAATAGCAGGAATTGCGGTTGCATTGCGTTTAAAAAAACGTGGTGATAAAGTATTGGTCTTGGAAAAAAATAGTTACGTAGGGGGCAAAATGAATCAATACGAATCTATGGGCTATCGTTGGGATACGGGACCGTCTTTGTTTACAATGCCTCAATTGGTAGATGAATTGTATGAATTATATGACAAAAATCCTATAGATTATTATCAGTACAAAGAAGAAGAAGAGGCTTGTCGTTATTTTTTTAGTGATAAGACACAATTGAACTTTTATACCAATCGGACAAAGCTAAAAAAAGAACTATCTGAAAAACTGGGAATTGATACCAAGGTTATTGATTCTTATATGGAACGTAGTGCAGAGAAATACAATTCCATTGGGGTAATTTCATTGGAAAATGCCATCCATAAACCTAGCGGATTGCCTTGGGGGAAATTATTAAAGATGCTACCACAGATTTTTAGAACCAATTTATTTACTTCCTTACATCGACTTAATGCAACTCAACTAAAAGAGCCAAGGTTGGTTCAAATTTTTGATCGTTATGCTACCTACAATGGTTCAAATCCCTATAAAGCATCGGGAATTTTGAGTATGATTCCACATTTAGAACAAAATGTAGGCACTTTTTTTCCAAAAGGAGGCATGCGTTCTATTGTGGATGGATTGTACCAATTGGCAAAGGAAGTTGGGATAGAGTTTGAATTTGGGGTTTCGATTGACAAGGTAGAAAAGATAAAAAAAGGATATTGTATCAATGAAAATCCCCATTACCATTGTAAAAGATTGGTAAGCGCTATTGATTGTGTTCAATTTTATAAAGAGGTGCTCAAGGACAAAACCCTAGCTAAAAAGTACCATCGCCAAGAACGGTCTAGTTCGGCAATTATTTTTTATTGGGGTATTCAAAAACAATTTGCAGAATTAGGCTTGCACAATATTTTTTTTAGTGAAGATTATCAACGAGAGTTTGAATTGATTTTTGAAGAAAAAAATATTCCATTAGAAGGGACAATATATGTGCACATTAGTTCAAAAGTGAATCCGCAAGATGCTCCGCAAGATGGTGAAAATTGGTTTGTGATGCTCAATGTTCCAGCTGGAATAGAGATCAATAAGGAACAAACAGCCATTATTAAAAGTGCTATCTTAAAACGCATCGAACAGATGTTAAACAAAGAAGTAACTCCCTATATTCAAACAGAAAAGGTATGGACACCCAAAGGTATTGAATTGGATACAGGGGCAATAGAAGGGGCTTTGTATGGAGCTGCGTCTAATTCCAAAATGGCTGCTTTGACAAGGCATCCTAATTTTTCTAAAAAATACAAAGAAATTTATTTTTGTGGTGGAACCGTTCACCCAGGAGGAGGGATTCCATTGTCTATTCAATCCGCAAAAATTGTTGATAAATTAATTGCCAATGAACGTTAA